The following is a genomic window from Ignavibacteria bacterium.
TATCGCAAGCTGAAACAGGATTAAGGATCTTTCAGGTTACATAAAGGCAGGGCACAGGAAGAAGTGTCCTGCCTTTATTTTTATGATTTTTATTTATTATTAGCTTATCTTAAAATAATACCCGGCCCCTATAATACTGTTTTGAAACAATGAGGAGACAGTGTGAATCATAAGGATCAATCGGTCTTCTTTACCGACAGCGAAAGAACAGGCAGCTACTCACTTAAAAACCAGTTTGACGAGCACATGGAATTTATGCTCGTTAAAGACCGGATTACGGCAACACCGGAGGATATATACTACGCCCTGTCCATGTCGGTGCGCGACCGCCTGGTGCGCAACTGGCTTAGAACCCAGCAGCTCTATAAGGAAAAAGACGTAAAAAAGGTTTATTACCTTTCCCTGGAATTTCTTATGGGAAGGCTCCTTGGAAACTCCCTAATAAATATGGGCTTTTATGACGAATGCTTCCATATCCTCCACGAAAATGGCTACTTGCTTGAGGACATCAGGGAGGCGGAAAATGAAATGGGACTTGGTAACGGGGGCTTAGGGCGCCTGGCAGCATGCTACCTGGACTCTATGGCAACGCTGGAGCTTCCAGCCTTCGGATACGGCATACGCTATGAATTCGGAATATTTAAGCAGGAGATCCAAAACGGCTATCAGGTTGAGCAGCCCGATAACTGGCTTAGCTACGGAAACCCCTGGGAAATCTTAAGGCGTGAGATCACCTTCCGCGTCAAGTTCTCGGGCAGGGTTGTTACTTCAAAAGACGAAAACGGCAGGCTCTGTTTCGACTGGACGGATACAGACGACGTCTTTGCCGTGGCATACGACATACCGGTGCCGGGCTATAAGACACAGACCGTTAATAACCTCAGGCTCTGGCAGGCAAAGGCTACAACGGAATTTAACCTGAAGGAATTTAACAGCGGGAACTACCTTGCCGCCGTTGAAAGCAAGAACTTTTCTGAAAACATATCCAAAGTCCTATACCCCAACGACACGTTTGAAAGGGGGAAGTATTTAAGGCTCCGCCAGGAATACTTTTTTGTCGCGGCAACTCTTCAGGACATAATCCGCAAATACAGGATTAACCACAAAACATTTAATAAGTTTGCCGAAAAAACTGCAATACAGTTAAACGATACACACCCCGTAATTGCTATTCCTGAACTTATGCGCATTCTTATGGATGAGGAGCACCTGGACTGGGATGAGGCATGGGACATAACAGCCCGAACGTTTTCCTATACCAACCATACCGTTGTGCCGGAGGCACTGGAGGAGTGGCCGGTTTCAATTTTTGAACAGCTCCTGCCCCGCCACCTTCAGATCATCTATGAAATTAACTACCGGTTCCTGGAATTTGCAAGGGACAGCTATACTAAAGATGAACGGGTTATTGCCAGGCTTTCAATTATTGGGGAGACGCCTGAGAAGGTGGTCCGTATGGCAAACCTCGCAATCGTGGGATGCCACACGGTAAACGGTGTTGCCGCAATGCACACGGAGATCTTAAAAAGCCGCATTTTTCCCGAATTTCATGAGATTTTTCCGGGTAAGTTTATAAACATTACAAACGGCGTTACTCCAAGAAGATGGCTTAAAATTGCAAACCCTTATCTTTCACTCTTAATTGACGAGAAGGTTGGAAACGGATGGGCAAAAGACCTGAAACGCCTTAAGGAACTGGAAAGGTTTTTAGATGATGAGGAGTTTCTTGAAAACTGGAGGCGTGCAAAATGGCTGAGGAAAAATTACCTTTCCGGCCTGATTGAAAAAGAATACGGCACAAGGCCCGATGAAAACTCCCTTTTTGACGTACAGGTTAAAAGATTCCATGAATATAAAAGACAGCTTCTTAACGTTCTTCACGTAATTACGCTCTACAACAGGCTGAAGGATAACCCGGGAGGGGACTTTGTGCCCAGGACCGTAATATTTTCGGGCAAGGCTGCTCCTGCATACAGCATGGCCAAGCTTATAATAAAGCTCATAAACTCAGTAGCCGGCGCAATAAATAATGACCCCGCCACAGGGAACAGGTTAAAAGTCTTTTTCCTTAAGAACTATTCGGTAACACTTGCTCAGAGGATTATCCCGGCAGCCGATTTGTCTGAACAGATCTCAACTGCAGGCTTTGAGGCCTCTGGTACCGGAAATATGAAACTTGCCCTCAATGGTGCCCTTACAATCGGTACTCTCGACGGTGCAAACGTGGAGATTTTAGAAGAGGTGGGAGAGGATAATATCTTCATATTCGGACTAAACTCAGAGGAAGTTGCAGAAAGAAAACGCCAGGGCTATAATCCAAGGGCTTATTATGAAAAAAATCCGGAGCTAAGAAGGGTAATTGACATGATAAGCGGAAATTATTTTAACCCCCGGGAGCCCGGTATCTTCAGCCCGGTAGTTGAAAGCCTTTTGAACGTGGATTATTATATGCTTTTTGCCGACTATGAGTCTTACCTTCTGGCACAGGAGGCTGCCTCAAAGCTTTACTTAAACCGGAGGGAATGGACCAGGAAGTCTGTCCTTAATGCCTCAAGAATGGGCCTTTTCTCCAGCGACCGGGCAATTAAGGAATACGCCCGCAAGGTGTGGCATGTAAGCAGGGTAAAGGAGAGGGCAAGTTAATTTTCCCTAATTTATTTTGCCTTGAATAGCTAGCGGGTTTTGTGGATATTTACACTTCAAATGCAGCGGTTTGGCTCATTTTGAGGAAGGAAAAGAGCCTTAGGGGAGGTTTAGCGGCGTTTTATTTTTTACTTTGTCTATTGAACTTTGTACATTAAACCTATATGAAATTTAGAATTCTCACATGTTTATTCTTCTTTTTTACCGTGTACGCTACAGTACCGGCCCAGTTCAACGACCTCTATAACCGTCTGCGCCTGGGGCAAAGCTATGAGCAGGCAGGTGACCTGCAGAAGGCAAAGACTATCTATGAGGACCTCCTGAGGCAGCAGCCCGATAACTACCAGTTTTTTGACGCCCTGATAAGAGTTTATACACAGCTTAAAAACTACAACGAGGCGGTTGGAATTATTGAAAAAAGGCTGCAGATGAATCCGCAGGATGTAAATCTCTACGGCATGCTTGGAAGCACGTATTACTTAAAAGGGGACGAGAAAAAGGGCAATGAGGTCTGGGATAGTGCGCTTAAAGTCCTGCCCGATAAACCGATGGCCTACAGGGTACTTGCAAATTACGCCGTTGAAAGAAGAGCTTTTGAAAAGGCAGCCGAGATACTAAATAAAGGCAAGGCAGTATCCCCCGAGGCCTATACGTTCTCCTTTGACCTGGCCAATCTTTATTCCATTATGATGAAATACAAGGATGCGGCAGAGGAATACTGCTTCATTCTTTCCAAGGAAGCCGACCAGATGAGCCTCGTTCAGGCACGCCTGGCTTCTTATATAAATAAGCCCGATGCACTGAGCCAAACGATTGAGACCGTGGAAAAATGGGCGGGCGATCAGAAGGATAATATAAATTTCAGCCTCCTATTGGGCTGGCTTTATATGGAAAGCAACGATTACGAGAAAGCCTACGATATTTATCTTCATATCGACAAGGAGCACAGCAATTCAGGAGCCGAAATATTCAGTTTTGCACAAAAGGCACTGCAGGAAGGGCACTTTGATGAGGCCGCGAAAGCCTACAGGAAAATATTTGAAACCTACCCAAACAGCCCTTTTGCCCCGAATGCAAAAATAGGGTATGCAAAGACGCTTGAAGCCTCGCTGGATAAAAAATTTAACCTCAGTGACGTGAACTGGAAACCCTTCAGCGGTGTTAATACCCAAAACAGCTCCGAATATTCGGAGGCAATTCATGCATATAAGGACTTGCTGAAGGATTACCAGGGGATGGAAGTTACAAATGAAGCCAATTTCAGAATCGGCGTAATTGAAATGGACAAGCTTAACGACATCCAGGCAGCCGAAGGTTCATTTAAGAAGGTAGTGGATTATTCGGTTATGTCGAACTTTGCCCCGGAGTCTTTTTCGCGCCTGGCAGAAATTGAAATTATGAAGGGGAATCTTCAGCTTGCAGAGGACTATTACGCAAAGGTT
Proteins encoded in this region:
- a CDS encoding glycogen/starch/alpha-glucan phosphorylase, coding for MEFMLVKDRITATPEDIYYALSMSVRDRLVRNWLRTQQLYKEKDVKKVYYLSLEFLMGRLLGNSLINMGFYDECFHILHENGYLLEDIREAENEMGLGNGGLGRLAACYLDSMATLELPAFGYGIRYEFGIFKQEIQNGYQVEQPDNWLSYGNPWEILRREITFRVKFSGRVVTSKDENGRLCFDWTDTDDVFAVAYDIPVPGYKTQTVNNLRLWQAKATTEFNLKEFNSGNYLAAVESKNFSENISKVLYPNDTFERGKYLRLRQEYFFVAATLQDIIRKYRINHKTFNKFAEKTAIQLNDTHPVIAIPELMRILMDEEHLDWDEAWDITARTFSYTNHTVVPEALEEWPVSIFEQLLPRHLQIIYEINYRFLEFARDSYTKDERVIARLSIIGETPEKVVRMANLAIVGCHTVNGVAAMHTEILKSRIFPEFHEIFPGKFINITNGVTPRRWLKIANPYLSLLIDEKVGNGWAKDLKRLKELERFLDDEEFLENWRRAKWLRKNYLSGLIEKEYGTRPDENSLFDVQVKRFHEYKRQLLNVLHVITLYNRLKDNPGGDFVPRTVIFSGKAAPAYSMAKLIIKLINSVAGAINNDPATGNRLKVFFLKNYSVTLAQRIIPAADLSEQISTAGFEASGTGNMKLALNGALTIGTLDGANVEILEEVGEDNIFIFGLNSEEVAERKRQGYNPRAYYEKNPELRRVIDMISGNYFNPREPGIFSPVVESLLNVDYYMLFADYESYLLAQEAASKLYLNRREWTRKSVLNASRMGLFSSDRAIKEYARKVWHVSRVKERAS
- a CDS encoding tetratricopeptide repeat protein, which gives rise to MKFRILTCLFFFFTVYATVPAQFNDLYNRLRLGQSYEQAGDLQKAKTIYEDLLRQQPDNYQFFDALIRVYTQLKNYNEAVGIIEKRLQMNPQDVNLYGMLGSTYYLKGDEKKGNEVWDSALKVLPDKPMAYRVLANYAVERRAFEKAAEILNKGKAVSPEAYTFSFDLANLYSIMMKYKDAAEEYCFILSKEADQMSLVQARLASYINKPDALSQTIETVEKWAGDQKDNINFSLLLGWLYMESNDYEKAYDIYLHIDKEHSNSGAEIFSFAQKALQEGHFDEAAKAYRKIFETYPNSPFAPNAKIGYAKTLEASLDKKFNLSDVNWKPFSGVNTQNSSEYSEAIHAYKDLLKDYQGMEVTNEANFRIGVIEMDKLNDIQAAEGSFKKVVDYSVMSNFAPESFSRLAEIEIMKGNLQLAEDYYAKVSDNPRVSGTDKNFAGYMRGRIEFWNGNFQLASQILSAVENNLEDNHTNDAIELSLLINTSKQDSMSLLNFAKADMLTFKKQFKEAAQFYQDLSKNENLLTLHDLSAFRFAEMVLAQDNLPIAVELLNGIALQAEKNIYADHAVYLLGQIYQYGIKDNAKAIESYENLLAKFPNSLYLDDARENISKLK